A single region of the Manihot esculenta cultivar AM560-2 chromosome 12, M.esculenta_v8, whole genome shotgun sequence genome encodes:
- the LOC110628673 gene encoding probable esterase KAI2 isoform X1 yields MGIIEEAHNVKILGTGEQVIVLAHGFGTDQSVWKHVVPHLVDDFKVILYDNMGAGTTNPDYFDFNRYSTLEGYAYDLLAIIEELKIESCILVGHSISAMIGAIASICRPDLFSKIIMISASPRYLNDVDYYGGFEQEDINKLFEAMQSNYKAWCSGFAPLTVGGDMESEAVQEFSRTLFSMRPDIALTVAQNLFQSDMRQTLHLITVPCHILQSGKDLAVPIAVSEYLHQHLGGESIIEIMSSDGHLPQLSSPDIVIPVLLRHIHFNITT; encoded by the exons ATGGGTATAATAGAAGAAGCTCATAACGTCAAGATCTTAGGCACAGGAGAGCAGGTGATAGTTCTGGCTCATGGATTTGGAACCGATCAGTCTGTGTGGAAGCATGTTGTCCCTCATCTTGTTGACGATTTCAAGGTCATTTTGTATGATAATATGGGTGCTGGTACTACAAATCCTGATTACTTTGATTTTAATAGATACTCAACTCTCGAAGGTTATGCTTACGATTTGCTTGCCATTATAGAGGAATTGAAAATCGAGTCTTGTATTTTGGTTGGCCACTCTATTTCTGCTATGATTGGCGCTATTGCCTCTATTTGCCGTCCTGATCTCTTCTCTAAGATCATCATGATCTCTGCTTCTCCAAG GTATTTGAATGACGTGGACTACTATGGAGGATTTGAGCAAGAAGATATAAACAAGTTATTTGAAGCAATGCAATCCAATTACAAGGCATGGTGCTCCGGGTTTGCTCCGCTAACTGTGGGAGGAGACATGGAGTCGGAGGCGGTTCAAGAATTTAGCCGCACTCTTTTTAGCATGAGACCAGATATAGCTTTAACCGTCGCACAAAATTTATTTCAAAGTGACATGAGACAAACTCTACACTTAATCACTGTGCCTTGTCATATATTGCAAAGTGGTAAAGACTTAGCTGTACCAATAGCTGTGTCTGAATATTTACATCAACACCTTGGCGGTGAATCTATTATTGAGATCATGTCATCAGACGGTCATTTACCTCAATTGAGCTCGCCAGATATTGTAATTCCAGTGCTTCTTAGGCatattcattttaatattaCTACCTAA
- the LOC122721306 gene encoding uncharacterized protein LOC122721306, giving the protein MVSGKGIEPNPEKVEAILKMPELTCVRDVQRLTGRVVALNRFMSRSTERCLSFFKKLRKVPNFEWTEDCREAFKELKSYLSSPHVLSSPLEGEELLIYLSASEQAISAVLVRVEGGEQKPVFYVSKVLKDAEIRYLNIEKIAYALLLATEPGESSSEALENKREGQSSQEFSWKLYVDGASGAGGSGAGVMLKGPEGFKVCYALRLEFRASNNAAEYEALINGMLVAMEITGAYQARDPTMQNYLAKVKAIEAELKSRGIAVRYQRIPQEENEEADLLSRLSKEELKQLPDEVYIQHISIPAFDKTTTVMQVEQGQSWMTPYLEYLEKGKLPEDKDEAKKIAARAANYQAVRGTLYRRGKSTPWLRCVGLDKAVKVLEEIHWGMCGAHQGAGTLGNKIFRQGYYWPTVKKKAEEFVRRCDICQRFANAINVPATLQSSISSPWLFSQWGIDILGPFPKTTRQKKFVVVVVEYFSKWPEAEAIPIITARKMIDFVWGNIICRFGIPRILISDNGRQFDCRTFKEFTTNMGIWHKFSSVAHPQTNGQTEVTNRAILQGLKKRMDGAKENWADELNSILWALRTTPRTSTKETPFALAFGTKAVVPIELQVPTHRVQFNSESTNDDKLRSNLDTLEEVREEAQVHTTAYQQRAARYYN; this is encoded by the exons atggtgagtggaaaaggcatcgagccaAATCctgagaaggtggaagccatcCTGAAGATGCCCGAACTGACCTGCGTGAGGGATGTCCAAAGACTTACCGGGAGAGTGGTGGCGCTCAACcgcttcatgtcgaggtcgACTGAAAGATGCCTGTCGTTCTTTAAGAAGCTGAGAAAAGTTCCAAACTTTGAATGGACCGAGGACTGTcgagaagctttcaaagagctcaaaagctATCTTAGCTCGCCACATGTGCTCAGTAGTCCGTTGGAAGGAGAAGAGCTCCTGATTTACTTGTCAGCCTCAGAACAAGCTATCAGTGCTGTGTTGGTAAGAGTAGAAGGAGGAGAACAGAAGCCAGTgttttacgtcagcaaggtgcttaaagatGCCGAGATCAGATATCTGAACATCGAGAAAATAGCCTATGCTCTGTTGCTGGCT ACAGAACCGGGTGAGTCATCTTCGGAAGCGTTGGAGAACAAGAGAGAAGGACAGTCCTCTCAAGAATTTAGTtggaagctgtatgtagacggGGCATCCGGCGCTGGGGGCAGTGGCGCAGGAGTAATGTTGAAGGGACCAGAAGGATTCAAAGTTTGCTATGCTCTGCGCCTAGAGTTCAGAGCCTCCAACAATGCAGCAGAATACGAGGCCCTGATaaacggaatgttggtagcaatggag ATAACaggggcatatcaggccagagaccctACTATGCAGAATTACCTGGCAAAGGTAAAggccatagaagccgagcttAAGAGTAGGGGAATCGCGGTCAGATACCAGAGAATACCTCAGGAAGAGAATGAAGAGGCGGACTTGCTCAGTCGGCTGTCCAAGGAAGAGCTGAAACAACTCCCTGACGAGGTATACATACAACACATTAGCATACCTGCTTTTGACAAGACGACCACTGTGATGCAGGTTGAGCAAGGACAaagctggatgaccccatacttgGAGTACCTTgagaagggaaagctccctGAAGACAAGGATGAAGCAAAGAAAATAGCTGCTCGAGCCGCcaattaccaagcagtaagggggaccCTATACAGAAGAGGAAAATCCACtccatggctccgatgtgtaGGCCTAGATAAAGCAGTCAAGGTGTTGGAAGAAATACACTGGGGAATGTGTGGAGCTCATCAAGGAGCAGGAACGTTGGGGAACAAAATTTTTAGACAAGGCTATTACTGGCCCACTGTCAAGAAAAAGGCTGAGGAGTTCGTCCGAAGGTGTGACATATGCCAACGGTTCGCTAACGCCATCAACGTACCAGCCACCCTTCAGTCTAGCATATCTAGCCCATGGCTGTTCTCACAGTGGGGCATAGATATCTTGGGACCTTTTCCTAAAACCACGAGGCAGAAGAAGTTTGTAGTGGTAGTCgtggagtacttctcaaaatggccagaggcagaggcaATCCCCATAATTACAGCCAGAAAGATGATAGACTTTGTCTGGGGCAACATCATCTGCAGGTTTGGAATACCAAGGATACTCATTTCAGACAACGGCAGGCAGTTCGACTGCAGAACCTTTAAAGAGTTCACAACGAACATGGGTATATGGCACAAGTTCTCTTCAGTTGCTCACCCCCAAACcaacggccaaacagaggtcactAATCGGGCAATTCTCCAAGGACTGAAGAAGCGGATGGATGGTGCAAAGGAAAATTGGGCAGATGaactcaacagcatcctgtgggcactccgaactacccccaggACGTCCACTAAAGAGACGCCTTTTGCACTTGCGTTTGGCACCAAAGCTGTGGTTCCAATTGAGTTGCAGGTCCCTACACATCGAGTCCAATTCAATAGCGAGAGCACCAACGATGATAAGTTAAGAAGTAACCTGGATACTCTGGAGGAAGTCAGAGAAGAAGCTCAAGTCCACACTACCGCTTATCAACAAAGAGCTGCTCGTTATTACAACTaa
- the LOC110627622 gene encoding uncharacterized protein LOC110627622, with protein sequence MCKVFPTTLTGPARAWFNSLEAGSIRSFGDLATIFINRFIAGVPVDRKTSYLETFRQRRNETLREYVARFNMEALQIPELDENRAMEAMQKGTTSPEFFGSLSRKPPTSLAELMKRAEKYIRQDDALVTSRFAKEVADRGKAPEERRPERQEKKQGKRPEQYRQPWDRRDQRPFPPQIPEQRPLPLRVPESLTPLNASRAEYHHTHGHDTNNYYQLISEIERLIKRGHLRNFVKKPEGERPQPNPTAERPRRTGAGPVNDGSSGTINMIVGGTGGRMSRRGRKRGRNGEGSSAEVIQIADHSPMTISFSPEDAQGIQMPHDDALVVEAVIHNYWVRKILVDDGSKVNLLPYKVFRQMRIPEEQLIWDQASVKGIEGVPVLVEGKVKLALTLGEAPRTRTHYAVFLVVRLPLNYNAILGRPVLFDFEVVTSIRYMDIKFPTEAGVGVVRGSQEEARAVYLATVSELSSAGERFDSEVLEVREEKKEARIELVGELETFPLSEAEVDKVFSLNAGLTEE encoded by the exons atgtgcaaggtattccccacGACGCTCACAGGGCCGGCACGGGCGTGGTTTAACAGTCTGGAGGCTGGAAGCATcagaagttttggagatttgGCCACTATCTTCATCAACCGGTTCATTGCCGGAGTACCTGTGGACAGAAAGACGAGCTACCTGGAGACATTCCGTCAGAGGAGGAATGAGACTTTaagggagtatgtcgcccgttttaACATGGAGGCCCTACAGATCCCTGAGCTGGATGAAAACCGAGCTATGGAAGCGATGCAAAAAGGGACGACCTCCCCagagttctttggctcgttaAGCAGGAAACCGCCGACCTCGCTAgcagagctgatgaagagggcggagaaatacataaggcaggacgaTGCCTTAGTAACAAGCAGATTCGCCAAAGAGGTGGCAGACAGGGGAAAAGCCccagaagaaaggaggccggaaagGCAAGAGAAAAAGCAAGGCAAGAGGCCTGAGCAGTACAGACAGCCTTGGGACCGAAGGGACCAGAGACCGTTCCCTCCTCAGATTCCAGAACAGAGACCACTCCCCCTGCGGGTTCCTGAGAGCTTGACGCCACTCAACGCCtctagagccgag tatcATCATACCcacggccatgacaccaacAACTACTACCAGCTGATCAGTGAGATTGAGAGGCTGATCAAAAGGGGTCACTTGCGGAACTTTGTGAAGAAGCCAGAGGGAGAAAGGCCTCAGCCGAACCCTACAGCAGAGAGGCCCAGGAGGACAGGAGCAGGGCCGGTGAACGATGgttccagtgggaccatcaacatgattgtgggAGGGaccggaggtcggatgagcaggAGAGGAAGAAAAAGGGGCCGAAATGGGGAAGGTAGCAGTGCCGAGGTCATACAGATAGCTGACCATTCACCAATGACCATCTCcttctctccggaggatgccCAAGGCATTCAGATGCCTCATGATGACGCACTCGTTgttgaagccgtcattcataaCTACTGGGTTAGGAAGATCTTGGTGGACGACGGAAGTAAGGTGAATTTATTGCCATACAAAGTCTTCCGGCAGATGAGAATCCCCGAGGAACAGTTGATTTGGGACCAGGCCTCAGTCAAAGGAATCGAAGGAGTCCCAGTGCTCGTGgaaggaaaggtgaagctggctctcaccctCGGGGAAGCACCAAGAACCCGAACTCACTACGCGGTGTTCTTGGTGGTAAGGCTCCCCCTGAACTACAACGCAATATTGGGAAGACCTGTGCTGTTTGATTTTGAGGTCGTAACCAGCATTAGATATATGGATATTAAATTCCCAACAGAAGCAGGAGTGGGAGTAGTCAGAGGAAGCCAGGAAGAGGCGAGAGCAGTGTACCTGGCCACGGTATCAGAGCTGAGCTCAGCAGGGGAAAGGTTTGACTCAGAAGTTCTGGAGGTACGGGAGGAGAAAAAAGAGGCCAGAATAGAGCTGGTCGGAGAGCTAgaaaccttccccttatcagaagcagaggtAGACAAGGTTTTCAGCCTTAACGCCGGCCTGACTGAAGAGTAG
- the LOC110628673 gene encoding probable esterase KAI2 isoform X2, translating to MGIIEEAHNVKILGTGEQVIVLAHGFGTDQSVWKHVVPHLVDDFKVILYDNMGAEELKIESCILVGHSISAMIGAIASICRPDLFSKIIMISASPRYLNDVDYYGGFEQEDINKLFEAMQSNYKAWCSGFAPLTVGGDMESEAVQEFSRTLFSMRPDIALTVAQNLFQSDMRQTLHLITVPCHILQSGKDLAVPIAVSEYLHQHLGGESIIEIMSSDGHLPQLSSPDIVIPVLLRHIHFNITT from the exons ATGGGTATAATAGAAGAAGCTCATAACGTCAAGATCTTAGGCACAGGAGAGCAGGTGATAGTTCTGGCTCATGGATTTGGAACCGATCAGTCTGTGTGGAAGCATGTTGTCCCTCATCTTGTTGACGATTTCAAGGTCATTTTGTATGATAATATGGGTGCTG AGGAATTGAAAATCGAGTCTTGTATTTTGGTTGGCCACTCTATTTCTGCTATGATTGGCGCTATTGCCTCTATTTGCCGTCCTGATCTCTTCTCTAAGATCATCATGATCTCTGCTTCTCCAAG GTATTTGAATGACGTGGACTACTATGGAGGATTTGAGCAAGAAGATATAAACAAGTTATTTGAAGCAATGCAATCCAATTACAAGGCATGGTGCTCCGGGTTTGCTCCGCTAACTGTGGGAGGAGACATGGAGTCGGAGGCGGTTCAAGAATTTAGCCGCACTCTTTTTAGCATGAGACCAGATATAGCTTTAACCGTCGCACAAAATTTATTTCAAAGTGACATGAGACAAACTCTACACTTAATCACTGTGCCTTGTCATATATTGCAAAGTGGTAAAGACTTAGCTGTACCAATAGCTGTGTCTGAATATTTACATCAACACCTTGGCGGTGAATCTATTATTGAGATCATGTCATCAGACGGTCATTTACCTCAATTGAGCTCGCCAGATATTGTAATTCCAGTGCTTCTTAGGCatattcattttaatattaCTACCTAA